A DNA window from Paenibacillus andongensis contains the following coding sequences:
- a CDS encoding extracellular solute-binding protein produces MKRNWGTVLLSTLVVSSMTLAACSSDTASKEKEGTPKADDAKSVSSAGFPIVKEPLKLKMFTRIAPSNGPFKDMPVFQDYEKMSNIQVEFIEAPTDGFAEKKNLLFASNELPDALYRSGLTQLEAIKYGSGGQLIPLEKLIDSYAPNLKKLMETYSEIRSAITTPEGHIYAIPGIVTVNAARTDKRWMNQAWLKKLNLKEPETTDELYEVLKAFRDKDPNGNGKQDEIPMTARNDKLSIIPQMAGSFGLDLQFGYNINLENDKVNIWMGNDRNKELLMFLNKLYSEKLLDQELFTQKEAQYLAKQGSGNTGFFFDQTNNPMLDTKVANQYIGIAPFKGPHGDRMQSNAAPVPRDFGAFAITPVNKNPEATMRWIDYFFSDDGSTLLRFGRKGENYELRDGIPYYTDAFLATGNQSKITPYAGGGAPHLISEKVASYINPLQVQEAQKKLDPFMPKVKYAPPMFDEQTAQKINVLRNDIDKYYEEQSTKFIVGALSFDKWGEFQATLKKLKIDELQQLYQATYDNLKKQK; encoded by the coding sequence ATGAAAAGAAATTGGGGGACGGTACTGCTTTCTACTTTAGTTGTTTCCAGTATGACACTAGCTGCCTGCAGCTCAGATACAGCTAGTAAAGAGAAAGAGGGAACACCCAAAGCAGATGACGCAAAAAGTGTGTCTTCAGCTGGATTTCCTATTGTCAAAGAGCCGCTTAAATTAAAGATGTTCACCAGAATTGCGCCAAGCAATGGGCCCTTTAAGGATATGCCGGTGTTCCAGGATTATGAAAAAATGAGCAATATTCAGGTAGAATTTATCGAAGCGCCAACGGATGGTTTTGCTGAGAAAAAGAATCTGTTGTTTGCATCGAATGAGCTCCCTGATGCTTTATACCGCTCTGGCCTTACACAGTTAGAGGCAATTAAATACGGTTCAGGCGGTCAATTAATCCCGCTCGAGAAGCTGATTGATTCTTACGCTCCAAACCTTAAGAAGTTAATGGAAACGTATTCAGAGATTCGTTCCGCCATTACAACACCCGAAGGCCATATTTATGCCATTCCGGGTATCGTGACCGTCAACGCCGCCAGAACCGATAAAAGATGGATGAATCAAGCATGGCTGAAGAAACTGAACCTGAAGGAACCTGAGACTACGGATGAACTGTACGAGGTGTTGAAGGCTTTCCGGGATAAAGATCCTAACGGCAACGGCAAACAAGACGAGATTCCGATGACTGCACGGAACGACAAATTATCTATCATTCCGCAAATGGCCGGATCCTTTGGATTGGATCTTCAGTTTGGTTATAACATTAACTTAGAGAATGACAAGGTTAATATATGGATGGGTAACGATCGGAATAAAGAGTTATTAATGTTTTTGAACAAGTTGTATTCGGAAAAACTGCTCGATCAGGAGCTGTTTACACAGAAGGAAGCTCAATATCTGGCCAAGCAAGGGTCAGGAAATACCGGCTTCTTCTTTGATCAAACGAACAATCCGATGCTCGATACTAAAGTTGCAAATCAATATATAGGCATAGCCCCGTTCAAGGGACCGCATGGTGACAGAATGCAGAGTAATGCAGCTCCAGTACCGAGAGACTTTGGAGCTTTCGCCATCACCCCGGTTAACAAGAATCCGGAAGCGACGATGCGTTGGATCGATTATTTCTTCAGCGACGACGGATCCACCTTACTGCGATTTGGTCGTAAAGGCGAGAATTATGAATTGCGGGATGGGATTCCTTATTATACGGATGCCTTCTTGGCGACTGGCAATCAATCCAAAATCACCCCATATGCCGGAGGCGGAGCGCCGCATCTGATCAGCGAGAAGGTAGCGTCGTACATCAATCCACTGCAGGTTCAAGAAGCTCAAAAGAAACTGGATCCGTTCATGCCGAAGGTTAAGTACGCACCACCTATGTTCGATGAACAAACGGCTCAAAAAATCAATGTACTGCGGAACGATATTGATAAATACTACGAGGAGCAGAGCACTAAGTTTATTGTTGGCGCGCTTAGCTTCGATAAGTGGGGCGAATTCCAGGCTACTTTGAAGAAATTGAAAATTGATGAGCTGCAGCAACTGTACCAAGCTACTTACGATAACCTCAAAAAGCAAAAATAA
- a CDS encoding ABC transporter permease — protein sequence MKSTANTVVVASRFKSRRSSLLKSIVSRYDLYLMLLVPIVWYLVFHYGPMYGLQIAFKNFSPIKGILGSKWVGLDHFERFVESYYFWRLLWNTISINLFSLFFAFPVPLVLALLVNEIRNKGFSKIVQNITYIPHFISVVVMVGMLMLFLSSRGGPVNTIIQAFGVSPVRFMESAGWFKPIFISSNIWQNMGWQSIIYIAALAGVNPQLYESAKMDGASRLRRIWHVSVPGILPVIVILLILDIGQLMNVGFEKILLMQNNLNLEASDVISTFVYTKGILQGEYSYTAAIGLFNSMVNLTLLMLVNRFARKKAETSLW from the coding sequence ATGAAGAGTACGGCAAATACGGTGGTCGTTGCGTCTCGATTCAAATCGAGGCGCTCCAGCCTCCTTAAATCGATCGTTAGTCGGTACGATCTCTACTTGATGCTACTTGTTCCTATCGTATGGTACCTTGTATTCCATTACGGGCCTATGTATGGTTTGCAAATCGCGTTTAAAAACTTCAGTCCAATCAAGGGTATTCTTGGCAGCAAATGGGTAGGCTTGGATCATTTCGAACGCTTTGTAGAATCCTACTATTTCTGGAGGCTGCTCTGGAACACCATTTCGATTAATTTGTTTTCCTTATTTTTTGCTTTTCCTGTTCCGTTAGTTCTGGCCTTACTTGTTAATGAAATCCGCAACAAAGGTTTCAGCAAAATTGTGCAAAACATTACGTATATCCCTCATTTTATTTCAGTTGTCGTCATGGTGGGCATGTTGATGCTGTTTTTATCTTCGAGAGGAGGTCCTGTGAATACGATCATTCAAGCATTCGGCGTGTCGCCAGTGCGATTTATGGAATCAGCGGGCTGGTTTAAGCCAATCTTTATCAGTTCCAATATTTGGCAAAATATGGGATGGCAATCGATCATTTATATTGCGGCACTTGCCGGAGTGAACCCGCAACTGTATGAATCGGCCAAAATGGATGGAGCAAGTCGATTGCGGCGTATTTGGCATGTATCCGTTCCAGGCATCCTTCCTGTTATCGTCATCTTGCTTATTCTCGATATCGGCCAACTTATGAATGTCGGCTTTGAAAAAATATTGTTAATGCAAAACAATCTGAACTTGGAAGCGAGCGATGTCATATCTACCTTTGTCTATACCAAAGGTATTCTTCAAGGAGAGTACAGCTATACGGCCGCAATAGGCTTGTTTAATTCGATGGTTAACCTGACGCTTCTTATGCTCGTCAATCGTTTTGCCCGTAAAAAGGCCGAGACAAGCTTATGGTGA